One genomic segment of Gossypium arboreum isolate Shixiya-1 chromosome 3, ASM2569848v2, whole genome shotgun sequence includes these proteins:
- the LOC108457488 gene encoding protein NRT1/ PTR FAMILY 5.10-like, which translates to MNYDVLLQSDHWLSLNYSKTFITAISMSISDPSAAQTPLLDDTVDGCLDYKGRPVRRSSSGCWRSASFIIVVEIAERFAYYGISSNLITYLTGPLGESTATAAAQVNAWNGAASLLPLLGAFIADSFLGRYRTIILASLVYVLGIGLLALSATLSSISSSGGQNADDIALSSSLQFQVILFFSSLYLVAFAQGGHKPCVQAFGADQFDTQDAEECKAKSSFFNWWYFGMCAGTLTTLSILNYIQDNLSWVLGFAIPGIVMAVGLVVFLLGTMTYRYSVKGDEESPIVTVGRVFILAVRNRKTSYSAIAAEEEARGILATESSKQFKFLNKALLAPDGSKEQGEVCSIREVEEAKAVIRLAPIWATSLTYAIVFAQSSTFFTKQGATMDRSTATGFEIPAASLQSFISLSIVLFIPIYDRIFVPLTRALTGEPAGITLLQRIGSGMVISTISLVIAAVVEMRRLKIAEEHGLIDKPIVVVPMSIWWLVPQYALYGLADVFTMVGLQEFFYDQMPNELRSVGLALYLSIFGVGSFLSSFLISAIENLTSRDGRDSWFANNLNRAHLDYFYLLLAALSAVGLTLYVCCTKYYIYARWGRTF; encoded by the exons ATGAATTATGATGTCCTCCTCCAGTCGGATCATTGGTTGAGTCTGAACTACTCCAAAACTTTTATCACAGCTATCTCAATGTCAATCTCCGATCCCTCCGCTGCTCAAACTCCACTTTTGGATGACACTGTTGACGGCTGCCTTGACTACAAAGGCCGACCTGTGCGCCGCTCAAGCTCCGGATGTTGGAGATCCGCTTCTTTCATCATAGTCGTCGAAATTGCTGAGAGGTTTGCTTATTACGGAATCTCTTCTAACCTCATAACTTACTTGACTGGGCCTCTGGGCGAGTCTACTGCTACCGCCGCCGCGCAAGTTAATGCTTGGAACGGGGCAGCCTCGCTTCTGCCTCTCTTGGGTGCATTCATTGCTGATTCTTTTCTTGGCCGATACCGCACTATCATTCTTGCTTCCCTTGTTTATGTTTTG GGGATAGGCTTGTTGGCTCTGTCTGCCACACTTAGTTCCATCAGCAGTTCTGGTGGTCAAAATGCAGATGATATTGCATTAAGCTCTTCACTTCAGTTTCAAGTGATACTATTCTTCTCCTCGCTGTATCTAGTAGCATTTGCACAAGGTGGACACAAGCCATGCGTTCAAGCTTTTGGAGCAGATCAATTTGATACACAAGACGCTGAGGAGTGTAAAGCCAAGAGTTCATTCTTTAATTGGTGGTACTTTGGTATGTGTGCGGGTACCTTAACAACCCTTTCGATTTTAAACTACATCCAAGATAATCTTAGTTGGGTTCTTGGATTTGCAATACCTGGTATTGTGATGGCTGTGGGACTGGTTGTTTTTTTGCTTGGAACAATGACTTACCGGTATAGTGTGAAAGGGGATGAGGAAAGCCCGATTGTGACTGTTGGTCGAGTGTTCATTTTGGCAGTTAGGAACCGGAAAACATCGTATTCTGCAATTGCTGCAGAGGAAGAAGCCCGAGGAATTCTTGCAACTGAAAGTTCCAAGCAATTCAA ATTCCTCAATAAAGCCTTGCTTGCTCCGGATGGTTCAAAGGAGCAAGGAGAGGTGTGTAGCATCAGAGAGGTTGAAGAAGCAAAAGCTGTTATAAGGCTTGCACCAATATGGGCTACAAGCTTGACTTATGCAATTGTCTTTGCACAATCATCGACCTTCTTTACTAAGCAAGGAGCTACCATGGACAGATCAACTGCAACGGGCTTTGAAATACCTGCTGCTTCACTTCAGTCATTCATTAGTCTTTCGATTGTTCTTTTCATTCCTATATATGACCGCATTTTTGTTCCTTTAACAAGAGCCTTGACAGGGGAACCAGCTGGAATTACATTGCTTCAGAGAATTGGAAGTGGAATGGTAATATCTACTATATCATTGGTAATTGCTGCTGTAGTAGAGATGCGGAGGCTTAAAATTGCGGAAGAACATGGATTGATAGACAAGCCAATTGTGGTGGTTCCAATGAGTATATGGTGGCTGGTCCCTCAATACGCATTGTATGGATTAGCTGATGTCTTCACCATGGTTGGTCTTCAAGAATTCTTTTATGACCAGATGCCAAATGAATTAAGGAGTGTCGGTCTTGCGCTCTACCTTAGCATCTTCGGTGTTGGAAGCTTCTTAAGTAGTTTTCTCATCTCCGCCATCGAGAACTTGACCAGCAGGGATGGCCGAGATAGCTGGTTTGCAAATAATCTGAATAGAGCACATCTTGATTACTTTTATTTGCTGCTTGCTGCGCTTAGTGCTGTGGGATTGACTCTCTATGTATGTTGTACAAAATATTACATTTATGCTAGATGGGGAAGGACGTTCTAA